Proteins from one Prevotella sp. E2-28 genomic window:
- a CDS encoding DUF1848 domain-containing protein, with amino-acid sequence MASWSKEKLPRENGELVQMQVPEIVSASRSTDIPAFYADWFFYRLKKGYSAWTNPFNGVKGYVSYKNTRFIVFWSKDPSPLLAHLDELKERRIGCYIQYTLNDYVEEGLEKGVKPLDYRIDTFKRLVDKLGLGSVIWRFDPLMLTDTTDIDSLLRKIENIGNQLKGYTEKLVFSYADIALYRKVKSNLEKNGINSRDWTEDEMRTLAEGLAKLNQSWGYTLATCGEKIDLKPYGIEHNHCVDDALIIRLAYHDKTLMDFLKVKFHPMPSPSIFGDTDPLPPDAIVLPNNTYATRGDNRDKGQREFCGCMKSKDIGEYNTCVHLCEYCYANASKEAAIANWKQHLTNKDSETITGK; translated from the coding sequence ATGGCAAGTTGGAGCAAAGAAAAATTACCAAGGGAGAATGGTGAACTTGTACAGATGCAAGTACCAGAGATTGTTTCCGCAAGCAGAAGCACGGATATTCCAGCCTTTTATGCTGATTGGTTCTTTTATCGATTAAAGAAAGGCTATTCTGCATGGACTAATCCTTTTAATGGGGTTAAAGGCTATGTATCGTATAAGAACACCCGCTTTATTGTATTTTGGTCAAAAGATCCGTCTCCACTTCTTGCCCATTTAGATGAGTTGAAAGAAAGGAGAATTGGGTGTTATATTCAATACACATTGAATGACTACGTCGAGGAAGGTCTTGAAAAAGGTGTAAAGCCGCTGGATTATCGAATCGACACCTTCAAACGATTGGTTGACAAGTTAGGCTTGGGAAGTGTTATCTGGCGATTTGACCCCTTAATGCTTACAGATACCACTGATATTGATTCACTTCTTAGAAAGATAGAGAATATAGGCAATCAACTGAAAGGATATACGGAGAAGCTCGTTTTCAGCTATGCAGACATAGCATTATACAGAAAGGTGAAGTCAAACCTCGAAAAGAACGGCATCAATAGTAGAGACTGGACTGAAGACGAGATGCGCACATTAGCAGAAGGTTTGGCTAAGCTAAACCAGTCCTGGGGATACACCTTGGCTACATGTGGCGAGAAGATTGACCTTAAACCCTATGGTATCGAGCATAACCATTGTGTTGATGATGCCCTGATTATTAGGCTGGCATATCATGACAAAACTCTCATGGACTTCCTTAAAGTAAAGTTTCATCCTATGCCCAGTCCTTCTATCTTTGGAGACACAGATCCACTGCCTCCTGATGCGATTGTTCTTCCCAATAACACTTATGCGACTCGAGGTGATAATAGAGACAAAGGACAAAGAGAATTCTGTGGCTGCATGAAAAGCAAAGACATTGGAGAATATAATACTTGTGTTCATCTCTGCGAGTATTGCTATGCGAATGCGAGTAAAGAGGCTGCTATCGCAAATTGGAAGCAGCATTTGACAAATAAAGATTCTGAAACTATAACAGGGAAATAA
- a CDS encoding nucleoside kinase, with translation MLQIRCKNNNVTKSFPEGTSLLDVYQEFADEIKLPYPVVSAKVNNAAQGLKFRLYQNRDVEFLDARAGSGHRAYVRSLSFVLYKATQDIFPGSKLFIEHSLCRGYYCNFKKKDGSALTDEDVEQIKQRMQEIIDMDMPFRRTEATTEEAIRVFAERGFSDKVKLLETSGQVYSDYYTLGDTVDYYYGPLVPSAGYLKVWGLERYEEGILLRVPDWNNPNQIAEKVDQPKTYEMFAEKTRWDIIMRLSNAGDVNKAIMRGHASELIQVSEALQEKKIVQIAEEIERRFHREKDPVKMVLITGPSSSGKTTFCKRLSVQLLACGLRPVSFSTDDYFVNRVDTPKLPNGDYDFDNIETVEYSLLEDHLLRLMQGERVEIPEYNFVTGKREWNGKKLKLSNDTVLIIEGIHALNPLLTKKIPDSLKYKIYISALTSISLDDHNWIPVRDNRLLRRIIRDYNKGAFTAQETIAQWKNVCEAEDQWIFPFQETADVMFNSALNIEFAVLRIHAEIILASVPKNCPEYAEAHRLLKFIHYFLPVSDKEIPPTSIMREFVGGSSFKY, from the coding sequence ATGCTTCAAATCCGCTGCAAGAACAACAACGTGACGAAGAGTTTCCCTGAAGGAACCTCCCTGCTCGACGTCTATCAAGAGTTTGCCGATGAGATTAAACTGCCCTACCCTGTGGTTTCGGCTAAAGTGAATAACGCTGCACAGGGACTGAAGTTCCGCCTGTACCAGAACCGCGACGTGGAGTTTCTGGATGCTCGCGCTGGTAGCGGACATCGTGCTTATGTGCGCTCACTAAGTTTTGTTCTCTATAAGGCCACACAAGACATTTTCCCTGGTTCCAAGCTCTTCATTGAGCACTCATTGTGTCGCGGCTATTACTGTAACTTTAAGAAAAAGGATGGCAGCGCGCTGACAGATGAGGACGTAGAACAGATTAAGCAGCGGATGCAGGAAATCATCGACATGGACATGCCTTTCCGTCGCACAGAGGCTACTACGGAGGAGGCTATCCGCGTGTTTGCAGAAAGAGGGTTTTCGGATAAGGTGAAACTACTGGAAACAAGTGGGCAGGTCTATTCCGACTACTACACGCTGGGCGACACGGTAGATTACTACTATGGCCCATTGGTACCTTCGGCTGGCTATTTAAAAGTATGGGGATTGGAGCGCTATGAAGAAGGTATTTTGCTGCGTGTGCCCGATTGGAACAATCCCAATCAGATAGCAGAGAAAGTGGATCAGCCCAAGACCTACGAGATGTTTGCAGAGAAGACTCGCTGGGACATCATCATGCGTCTTTCGAATGCGGGTGATGTGAACAAAGCTATCATGCGTGGACATGCTTCCGAACTGATTCAGGTGTCAGAAGCCCTGCAGGAAAAGAAGATAGTACAGATAGCTGAGGAGATAGAACGCAGATTCCATCGTGAGAAAGACCCTGTGAAGATGGTTTTGATAACGGGACCGTCATCTTCAGGAAAGACCACGTTCTGCAAACGTCTGAGCGTACAGTTGCTGGCTTGCGGACTGCGCCCTGTTTCGTTCTCAACAGACGATTATTTCGTGAATCGTGTAGATACGCCAAAACTGCCCAATGGCGATTATGACTTCGATAATATCGAAACGGTGGAATACTCGCTATTGGAGGATCACCTGTTGCGACTGATGCAGGGTGAGCGTGTGGAGATTCCTGAGTATAACTTCGTAACGGGTAAGCGCGAGTGGAACGGAAAGAAACTAAAGCTTTCTAACGATACGGTACTCATCATCGAAGGTATTCACGCCCTGAATCCACTCCTTACAAAGAAGATTCCTGATTCGCTGAAATATAAGATTTACATCTCTGCCCTGACAAGTATCTCGCTGGACGATCACAACTGGATTCCTGTACGCGACAACCGACTGCTGCGCCGCATCATCCGTGACTATAACAAAGGGGCCTTTACGGCGCAAGAGACAATAGCCCAGTGGAAGAACGTGTGTGAGGCTGAGGACCAGTGGATATTCCCATTCCAAGAGACGGCAGATGTGATGTTTAACTCAGCTTTGAACATCGAGTTCGCCGTGTTGCGCATCCACGCAGAGATTATCCTGGCCTCCGTACCCAAGAACTGTCCAGAATATGCAGAGGCACACCGTCTGTTAAAGTTTATCCACTACTTCCTGCCCGTGAGCGACAAGGAAATACCGCCCACCAGCATCATGCGAGAGTTCGTGGGAGGGTCAAGCTTCAAATACTAA
- the menD gene encoding 2-succinyl-5-enolpyruvyl-6-hydroxy-3-cyclohexene-1-carboxylate synthase: MYSNKENVNILTSLLVAHGIHHAVVCPGSRNAAIVHNLNECPDITCYPVTDERSAGFYALGMTQALKEPVVVCVTSGTALLNLTPAVAEAYYQHQPVVVISADRPQQWIDQLDGQTLPQPDALGRFVCKAVSLPEPHDEDTCWYCNRLINEALMEKHAPVHINVPITEPLFAFTTPELPTERKIELTTADISNVTLTHVCRMFMQAKRPMLIAGQPMNPLMDEAIMQIGDDESYVPDFVLYTGGSIVSKRLKRFLRKAKETWVVNREGEVTDTFMNLTHVIQGDGEMVADMIRFNLEEMQHPFVKKWEMLLAQIRQQIEANEPPYSQAAIVKYFEQKRGDSPVHYANSMAIRLANTYAKTPVYCNRGVNGIEGSLSTAAGFSVVTDENVFCVIGDLSFFYDQNALWNQNLRGNFRILLMNNGKGVIFDMLPGLEQSPARDKYVAAEHHANAEGICQQNNVNYRRAENMKEMQEGIDWLIETETEYPLLLEVFL; encoded by the coding sequence ATGTATTCTAACAAGGAGAATGTTAATATACTAACGAGTTTATTGGTGGCTCACGGCATTCATCATGCGGTGGTATGTCCTGGTAGCAGGAATGCTGCGATTGTACACAACCTGAATGAATGTCCAGACATCACGTGCTATCCTGTGACGGATGAGCGCTCGGCAGGCTTTTATGCACTAGGGATGACGCAGGCTTTAAAAGAACCTGTGGTGGTATGTGTCACCAGTGGTACTGCCCTGCTCAACCTGACACCTGCTGTGGCCGAGGCTTATTACCAGCATCAGCCAGTGGTGGTTATCTCAGCCGACCGTCCTCAACAGTGGATAGACCAACTGGATGGTCAAACCCTGCCCCAACCCGATGCCTTAGGACGCTTTGTGTGTAAAGCTGTTTCGCTACCTGAACCTCATGATGAGGACACCTGCTGGTATTGCAACCGTCTGATTAACGAGGCGTTGATGGAGAAACATGCTCCTGTACATATTAACGTACCCATCACAGAGCCACTCTTTGCTTTCACAACACCTGAGTTGCCTACAGAGAGAAAGATAGAGTTGACTACTGCTGACATCTCCAATGTCACGTTGACGCATGTCTGCAGAATGTTCATGCAAGCCAAACGCCCAATGCTGATTGCCGGACAGCCCATGAACCCACTGATGGATGAAGCCATCATGCAAATTGGCGATGACGAGAGTTATGTGCCTGACTTTGTTCTTTATACGGGTGGCTCTATCGTGAGCAAGCGTCTGAAACGATTCCTGCGAAAGGCTAAAGAGACGTGGGTGGTGAATCGCGAAGGCGAGGTAACGGATACGTTTATGAACCTAACTCACGTGATTCAAGGCGATGGCGAAATGGTGGCAGACATGATACGCTTCAACTTGGAAGAGATGCAGCATCCTTTCGTGAAGAAATGGGAGATGCTGTTAGCTCAGATTCGTCAGCAGATAGAGGCTAATGAACCTCCATATTCACAAGCAGCCATCGTGAAATATTTTGAACAGAAGCGAGGCGACAGTCCAGTGCACTATGCCAACAGCATGGCTATCCGACTGGCAAACACCTATGCCAAGACACCCGTCTATTGCAACCGTGGCGTCAACGGCATTGAGGGTTCGCTGTCAACAGCAGCCGGCTTCTCAGTTGTTACAGATGAGAATGTGTTCTGCGTGATTGGCGACTTGAGTTTCTTCTACGATCAGAACGCCCTATGGAACCAGAACCTGCGAGGCAATTTCCGCATACTCCTGATGAACAACGGAAAAGGCGTTATCTTCGACATGTTACCAGGATTGGAACAGAGTCCTGCACGCGACAAATACGTTGCCGCAGAGCATCATGCCAACGCAGAAGGAATCTGTCAGCAGAATAACGTCAACTATCGTCGGGCAGAGAATATGAAAGAGATGCAGGAAGGTATCGACTGGCTCATCGAAACAGAGACAGAATACCCACTGCTACTGGAGGTCTTTTTGTAA
- a CDS encoding isochorismate synthase yields MTGFALYRLPHEQQVTMVAQTEGEPLELASCEALNGQTGFVVAPFAVSTDMPIVLIRPDIVKTFPSVPDSSSIGNCQFPWEEQAVPFGGTASSLGGNSNRTTYSDDFSRFFLHLKNGDFRKLVLSRCAEEPVTEGVSPLELYQRACQLYPRLFISLVYTAKSGLWLTATPEILLEGKGNEWRTIALAGTMKLKGDELLGEGESLTWSTKNIQEQRYVATYLKECLEQLADNIQEEGPRTVRAANLVHLRSDFTFTILNNARVGNVLQLLHPTPAVCGLPKKEAYDFILANEHTPRLYYSGFMGPLNLSSTTHLFVSLRCMQITDNQYRLYAGGGLLKDSVEEQEWQETEAKMETMRRVLKTQ; encoded by the coding sequence ATGACGGGATTTGCACTCTATAGATTGCCACATGAACAACAGGTTACCATGGTGGCGCAGACAGAGGGCGAACCGTTGGAGTTGGCTTCCTGTGAAGCACTTAATGGGCAAACGGGCTTTGTTGTGGCGCCTTTTGCTGTCAGCACAGATATGCCTATCGTCCTCATACGACCAGACATCGTCAAGACGTTCCCGTCAGTTCCCGATAGCTCCTCTATTGGGAACTGCCAGTTCCCTTGGGAGGAACAGGCTGTTCCTTTTGGGGGAACGGCCAGCTCCCTTGGAGGAAACTCTAACCGAACGACTTATTCGGATGACTTCAGTCGCTTCTTTCTGCATCTAAAGAATGGCGATTTCCGTAAGTTAGTGCTAAGCCGATGTGCTGAGGAGCCTGTAACTGAAGGCGTTTCGCCGCTGGAGTTGTATCAGCGGGCTTGCCAGTTATACCCTCGTTTGTTTATCTCGCTGGTTTATACGGCAAAGAGTGGACTATGGCTTACGGCAACACCAGAGATTCTGCTTGAGGGAAAAGGCAACGAATGGCGTACCATAGCGCTGGCTGGCACCATGAAACTGAAAGGCGATGAACTGCTGGGCGAGGGCGAGAGCCTTACCTGGAGTACGAAGAATATTCAGGAACAGCGCTATGTGGCTACTTATCTGAAGGAGTGCTTGGAACAGTTGGCGGATAATATTCAGGAAGAAGGACCGCGAACGGTACGTGCAGCTAATCTGGTACACCTACGTAGCGACTTCACTTTCACCATATTAAATAATGCGCGCGTAGGAAATGTCCTTCAATTGTTGCATCCTACGCCAGCCGTCTGTGGACTTCCTAAGAAAGAAGCCTATGACTTTATCCTCGCCAACGAGCATACACCTCGCCTCTATTATAGTGGCTTTATGGGCCCGTTGAATCTTTCATCAACCACCCATCTTTTCGTCTCCCTGCGTTGCATGCAAATTACTGATAATCAGTATCGTTTATATGCAGGTGGCGGATTATTGAAGGATAGCGTAGAGGAACAGGAGTGGCAGGAGACGGAGGCGAAGATGGAAACGATGCGCCGCGTGTTGAAGACACAGTAA
- a CDS encoding PaaI family thioesterase: MNVDKINEIIASKPNLSTALGMEFISTPEGDTCMACMKVDERNRQPFGFLSGGASLALAENVAGVGSSALCPGCACVGIEVSGSHVKAVVEGDTVTAYARLLHQGTTLHVWNVDIKDTAGDLISNVRVTNYVIKQK, encoded by the coding sequence ATGAACGTAGATAAGATAAATGAAATAATAGCTTCAAAGCCAAACCTAAGTACCGCCCTCGGGATGGAGTTTATATCCACACCCGAGGGTGATACGTGTATGGCTTGTATGAAGGTGGATGAGCGTAATCGTCAGCCTTTCGGTTTTTTGAGCGGAGGTGCTTCGTTGGCATTGGCCGAGAATGTGGCAGGCGTAGGGTCAAGTGCCCTTTGTCCTGGTTGCGCTTGTGTGGGAATTGAGGTTAGTGGCAGTCATGTAAAGGCTGTGGTTGAGGGTGATACCGTTACCGCCTATGCCCGTTTGCTGCACCAAGGCACTACGCTGCATGTTTGGAATGTAGATATTAAGGACACAGCGGGCGATTTGATTTCAAATGTCCGCGTCACCAATTATGTAATCAAACAGAAATGA
- a CDS encoding ROK family protein: MIQRTVKTRVVGIGLSIDVTVYAIVDVRGNIIAKESFPTTDFLNVNDFVTYLSERVVEMIESNGGYECIRSVGISAPSANFLTGCIENAPNLPWKGQIPLAAMLQDRLGLAVALGNDAHVRALGEYVFGSAHGMKDFIVVNLGHGVGSCIFTKGKAHLGSEGFAGEIGHSCVEHNGRLCGCGNRGCLEAYVGSKGLLITAQELMDSDPRPSLMRDRKNLTPRDIAAFCDEGDELAQEVFRRAGHQLGIGLANYASILNPEGIILAGGISHAGHWLLDSVNDSFEEHVFHNVKGKVKLLSSNLEETERDVLGASALAWDVKEYSLFV; the protein is encoded by the coding sequence ATGATACAACGTACGGTCAAAACCCGAGTGGTAGGAATTGGACTTAGTATTGACGTGACAGTTTATGCCATTGTTGATGTTAGGGGTAATATCATTGCAAAAGAATCTTTCCCTACGACAGACTTCCTTAATGTGAACGATTTTGTGACCTATTTGAGTGAGCGAGTTGTAGAAATGATAGAAAGTAACGGGGGGTATGAGTGTATTCGTTCTGTGGGAATTAGTGCACCTAGTGCAAACTTCTTGACTGGATGTATTGAGAATGCGCCAAACTTACCATGGAAGGGACAGATTCCTTTGGCTGCCATGTTACAGGATCGTTTGGGCTTAGCTGTGGCGCTGGGCAATGATGCTCATGTAAGGGCTTTGGGTGAGTACGTCTTTGGTAGTGCTCACGGTATGAAGGACTTTATCGTAGTGAACTTAGGCCATGGTGTAGGAAGTTGTATCTTCACCAAAGGAAAGGCACATCTTGGTTCTGAAGGTTTTGCAGGTGAGATTGGTCACTCTTGCGTAGAGCATAACGGACGTCTTTGCGGCTGTGGTAATCGTGGCTGTCTGGAGGCTTATGTGGGTTCAAAAGGACTCCTTATTACTGCACAGGAACTGATGGATAGTGATCCCCGTCCGTCATTGATGCGTGATAGGAAGAATCTGACACCACGTGATATTGCTGCTTTCTGCGATGAGGGCGATGAGTTGGCACAGGAAGTATTCCGTCGTGCTGGTCATCAGCTTGGTATCGGACTGGCTAACTATGCTTCAATCCTGAATCCTGAGGGTATCATCTTGGCAGGTGGTATTTCTCATGCTGGCCACTGGTTGCTAGATTCCGTCAATGATTCATTTGAGGAACACGTGTTCCACAATGTGAAAGGTAAAGTGAAACTCCTGAGCTCTAACTTGGAAGAAACTGAGCGCGATGTTCTTGGAGCCAGCGCATTGGCCTGGGACGTGAAGGAGTATTCTTTGTTTGTCTAA
- a CDS encoding sensor histidine kinase has translation MQVQLKKHWKEDIIYLALWIILFIAPLLSTYIDYTGSNDTSFPWHELWRIWRQYLIFFVVFLIHNYLLAPLLVFRQKRILYISGFVMLLSAFIIAEYVNKPDHEPHPRFHQMERPPHRDDAPDMPFFPEDAPPTHRPKHMPEMRDHKPPGFVREHDVMIAIIFFMMIGSNLGVKYYFRQSRDRERLEKLERENLEQQLEYLKYQINPHFLMNTLNNIHALVDIDPEQAKESIVELSKIMRFMLYEGAKHKVPLRQELIFLDNYIQLMQMRVNDQVDIKVDIPQIIPDYDIPPLMLITFVENAFKHGVSYQQKSFIDINIQIMAGHLHFYCKNSKIPQGEDRHGGVGLQNVKRRLELIYNKDYVLDIKDEAETYTVNLTLPL, from the coding sequence ATGCAAGTACAATTGAAGAAACACTGGAAAGAGGATATCATTTATCTGGCACTATGGATCATTCTGTTCATAGCACCATTACTGAGCACCTATATTGACTATACAGGTAGCAACGATACGTCATTTCCTTGGCACGAACTTTGGCGTATCTGGAGGCAGTACCTTATTTTCTTCGTTGTATTTCTGATTCACAACTACTTGCTGGCTCCCTTGTTAGTATTTCGTCAGAAACGCATACTCTACATCTCAGGTTTCGTCATGTTGCTCTCAGCATTCATCATTGCTGAGTACGTTAACAAGCCTGACCATGAGCCTCATCCTCGTTTCCATCAGATGGAAAGACCGCCTCATAGGGATGATGCGCCAGATATGCCTTTCTTCCCTGAGGATGCCCCTCCCACACACCGTCCGAAACACATGCCTGAGATGCGTGACCACAAGCCTCCTGGTTTTGTAAGAGAACATGATGTCATGATTGCTATCATCTTCTTTATGATGATAGGCTCAAACCTTGGTGTGAAGTACTATTTCCGCCAGAGTCGCGACCGTGAACGACTGGAGAAGTTAGAGCGCGAGAATTTGGAACAGCAGTTGGAATATCTGAAATATCAGATTAACCCCCACTTCCTGATGAACACGCTCAATAATATCCATGCACTGGTGGATATTGACCCAGAGCAAGCTAAGGAATCTATTGTGGAGCTGTCGAAGATTATGCGATTCATGCTATATGAAGGAGCTAAGCACAAAGTGCCCTTACGCCAAGAGCTGATTTTCCTTGACAACTACATCCAACTGATGCAGATGCGCGTAAACGATCAAGTGGATATCAAGGTTGACATACCACAGATAATTCCTGATTACGACATACCGCCACTCATGCTTATCACCTTCGTAGAGAATGCCTTTAAGCATGGTGTTAGCTACCAACAGAAATCATTCATTGACATCAACATTCAGATTATGGCAGGCCATCTGCATTTCTACTGCAAAAACAGCAAGATACCTCAAGGCGAAGACCGCCACGGAGGCGTTGGTCTGCAAAATGTGAAACGTCGTTTGGAGCTCATCTATAACAAAGACTATGTACTTGACATCAAAGATGAAGCAGAAACTTATACCGTTAACTTAACGTTACCACTATGA
- a CDS encoding LytTR family DNA-binding domain-containing protein: protein MIKVLAIDDEPLALKQLVNYISKVPFLQLAGQCHSALEARELMEQDMVDAIFCDINMPDLSGMDFVRQLAATPLIVFTTAYSEYAVEGFKVNAIDYLLKPFGMNDFLRAAMKVQEQYNLRHQNMPQYQSSPVQADGTIFVKTDYRVVRIAISDIRYVEGMSEYLKIYLEGQKPIITLLSMKKMEDYLPQKQFMRIHRSYIVNLQKIQEVNKNRIILDADTYLPIGELYKEQFNKYLEQNFLGK, encoded by the coding sequence ATGATTAAAGTCTTGGCTATCGATGATGAGCCTTTGGCTCTCAAACAGTTAGTAAACTATATCAGTAAGGTGCCTTTCCTTCAGCTTGCAGGCCAATGCCATAGTGCATTAGAGGCCCGAGAACTGATGGAGCAGGATATGGTAGATGCCATCTTCTGCGACATCAACATGCCTGATCTCAGCGGAATGGACTTCGTACGTCAGTTGGCTGCCACACCCCTCATTGTTTTCACTACTGCCTATTCAGAATATGCAGTTGAGGGCTTTAAGGTCAACGCCATCGACTATCTGCTGAAGCCTTTTGGCATGAACGACTTCCTGCGTGCTGCTATGAAAGTGCAGGAACAATATAACCTGCGCCACCAGAATATGCCTCAATACCAAAGTAGTCCTGTACAGGCTGACGGTACGATTTTCGTCAAAACCGACTACCGCGTGGTGCGTATCGCCATCAGTGATATCCGTTACGTAGAGGGTATGAGCGAATACTTGAAGATATACCTTGAAGGTCAAAAGCCCATCATCACCCTGCTCTCGATGAAAAAGATGGAGGACTATCTGCCTCAAAAACAGTTTATGCGCATCCATCGCTCCTATATCGTTAACCTCCAGAAGATTCAGGAGGTCAACAAAAACCGCATCATCCTCGATGCCGATACTTATCTGCCCATTGGTGAGCTCTACAAAGAACAATTTAATAAATACTTAGAGCAGAACTTCCTTGGGAAATAA